The following are from one region of the Quercus robur chromosome 1, dhQueRobu3.1, whole genome shotgun sequence genome:
- the LOC126723416 gene encoding cysteine proteinase inhibitor-like encodes MAALPGGVSDVKGHENSLQIDDLARFAVDDHNKKENTLLQFKKVVNAKQQVVSGIIYILTLEVEDGGKKKIYEAKIWEKAWLNFKEVQEFKLIGDAPTHHSA; translated from the exons ATGGCAGCACTACCTGGAGGAGTGTCAGATGTTAAGGGACATGAGAACAGCTTGCAGATCGACGACCTCGCTCGTTTTGCTGTCGACGACCACAACAAGAAAGAG AATACACTGCTGCAGTTTAAGAAGGTGGTGAATGCGAAACAGCAGGTGGTTTCTGGAATAATATACATTCTAACGTTGGAGGTGGAGGATGgcgggaagaaaaaaatttatgaagcCAAGATTTGGGAGAAGGCATGGTTGAACTTCAAGGAGGTGCAGGAATTTAAGCTCATTGGTGATGCCCCTACACACCATAGTGCTTAA